In Pseudomonas sp. MYb327, one DNA window encodes the following:
- a CDS encoding cystathionine beta-synthase, which yields MPNDSRPAVLELIGNTPLVRISRFDTGPCTLFLKLESQNPGGSIKDRIGLAMIDAAERDGRLKPGGTIVEATAGNTGLGLALVGRAKGYRVVLVVPDKMSTEKVLHLKAMGAEVHITRSDVGKGHHDYYQDVAARLAQEIPDAFFADQFNNPANPLAHECSTAPEIWAQTQHDLDAIVVGVGSAGTLTGLTRFFQRVQPNLTMVLADPIGSVMAEYSRSGTLGTPGSWAVEGIGEDFIPSIADLSSVGHAYSISDEESFDHARQLLRAEGILGGSSTGTLLAAALRYCREQTEPKRVVSFVCDTGTRYLSKVYNDQWMNDQGLLQIKRYGDLRDLIARRFEDGRVISAGPDDTLLTAFQRMRLADVSQLPVLVEGKRLIGVIDESDILLRVHQDASQFRQTVASAMTDKLQTLPPGASLAELQAELDRGLVAIIADASGFHGLITRVDMLNHLRRSLA from the coding sequence ATGCCAAACGACTCCCGCCCTGCCGTCCTCGAGCTGATCGGCAACACGCCACTGGTGCGTATCAGCCGCTTCGATACCGGGCCGTGCACGCTGTTTCTCAAGCTTGAATCGCAGAACCCCGGCGGCTCGATCAAGGACCGTATCGGGCTGGCAATGATCGACGCCGCCGAACGCGATGGCCGTCTCAAACCCGGCGGCACCATCGTCGAGGCCACCGCCGGCAACACCGGTCTGGGCCTGGCACTGGTTGGCCGTGCCAAGGGTTACCGAGTGGTACTGGTGGTGCCGGACAAGATGTCCACCGAGAAGGTCTTGCACTTGAAGGCCATGGGCGCCGAAGTGCACATCACTCGCTCCGATGTCGGTAAGGGTCATCACGACTACTACCAGGATGTGGCAGCGCGACTGGCGCAGGAAATTCCCGACGCCTTCTTCGCCGATCAATTCAACAACCCGGCCAACCCGCTGGCCCACGAATGCAGCACGGCGCCGGAAATCTGGGCGCAGACCCAGCATGATCTGGATGCCATCGTCGTCGGCGTCGGCTCCGCCGGTACCCTGACCGGGCTGACCCGTTTCTTCCAACGCGTGCAGCCGAACCTGACGATGGTGCTGGCCGACCCGATAGGTTCGGTGATGGCCGAGTACAGCCGCAGCGGCACCCTCGGCACGCCCGGTTCCTGGGCGGTCGAAGGCATTGGCGAGGACTTCATTCCTTCGATCGCCGACCTCTCCAGCGTGGGCCACGCCTATTCGATCAGCGACGAGGAGAGTTTCGATCATGCCCGCCAGTTGCTGCGCGCCGAAGGCATTCTCGGTGGCTCCTCGACCGGTACTCTGTTGGCCGCGGCGTTGCGTTATTGCCGCGAACAGACCGAGCCCAAGCGTGTGGTCAGCTTCGTCTGCGATACCGGCACCCGTTATCTGTCGAAGGTCTACAACGACCAGTGGATGAATGATCAGGGCCTGCTGCAGATCAAGCGCTACGGCGATCTTCGCGATTTGATCGCACGGCGCTTCGAAGACGGCCGGGTGATCAGCGCAGGCCCGGACGACACCCTGCTCACCGCATTCCAGCGCATGCGCCTGGCGGATGTATCTCAGTTGCCGGTGCTGGTGGAAGGCAAGCGTTTGATCGGCGTCATCGACGAGTCCGATATTTTGCTGCGCGTGCACCAGGACGCTTCGCAATTCCGGCAGACGGTGGCCAGTGCAATGACCGACAAACTACAAACCCTGCCGCCCGGCGCCAGCCTGGCCGAACTGCAGGCAGAACTCGATCGCGGGCTCGTGGCGATCATCGCAGACGCCTCGGGCTTCCACGGCCTGATTACCCGGGTCGACATGCTCAATCACCTTCGGAGATCCCTTGCATGA